The following coding sequences are from one Arachis hypogaea cultivar Tifrunner chromosome 7, arahy.Tifrunner.gnm2.J5K5, whole genome shotgun sequence window:
- the LOC112701773 gene encoding uncharacterized protein, with amino-acid sequence MYLSRTFGRTLFAAAARSRTYASSAGAATASGDKPRNPLEEFFEVDRDMESDKPIVYGRGWKASELRLKSWDDLHKLWYVLLKEKNMLMTQRQMLNSQNLRFPNPERIPKVRKSMCRIKQVLTERAIDEPDPRRSAEMKRMINAL; translated from the exons ATGTATTTGTCGAGAACGTTTGGGCGAACACTGTTCGCCGCAGCTGCTAGATCCAGAACCTATGCTTCCTCCGCCGGAGCCGCCACTGCTTCCGGCGACAAACCCCGCAACCCTCTTGAGGAGTTCTTCGAGGTTGACAGGGACATGGAAAGTGATAAACCTATTGTATATG GTCGGGGTTGGAAGGCCTCCGAACTGCGTTTGAAGTCTTGGGATGATCTTCATAAGTTATGGTATGTGTTGTTGAAGGAGAAAAACATGCTCATGACTCAACGCCAGATGCTCAATTCCCAGAACCTACGATTTCCTAACCCGGAACGCATCcccaag GTACGGAAGTCAATGTGCCGCATCAAGCAAGTACTTACAGAGAGAGCAATAGACGAACCGGATCCCAGGAGGTCTGCTGAGATGAAGAGAATGATAAATGCTCTCTGA
- the LOC112701774 gene encoding probable amino acid permease 7, whose translation MGVQDSLQITRSGTGTYDDDGHPKRTGTLRSAVAHIITAVIGAGVLSLAWSTSQLGWIAGPVSLLLFAIVTYISSFLLSDCYRTPDPVSGKRNYSYMDAVRVYLGSKRTYLAGFLQYLTLYGTCIAYVITTASCIRAILKSNCYHKEGHKAPCKYGDTLYMMLFGVVQIVMSFIPDLHNMAWVSVVAALMSFTYATIGLGLGITTVIENGRIMGSITGVAASSTADKLWLIFQALSDIAFAYPYSIILLEIQDTLEAPPSENKTMKKASMIAIFITTFFYLCCGCFGYAAFGDQTPGNLLTGFGFYEPYWLIDFANACIVLHLIGGYQIYCQPIYNAVDRWCQRKYPNSEFVNKFYRMKLPKLPAFQVNLFRICFRTTYVVSTTGLGILFPYFNQVLGVLGAISFWPLAIYFPVEMYFVQKKIEAWSRKWIVLRIFSFVCFLVTVLGLIGSLEGIISAKLSS comes from the exons ATGGGAGTGCAAGATTCTCTCCAAATAACAAGAAGTGGTACTGGAACTTATGATGATGATGGCCATCCCAAAAGAACTG GAACTCTAAGAAGTGCAGTGGCTCATATCATCACTGCTGTGATTGGTGCTGGTGTTCTATCCCTAGCATGGAGCACTTCTCAATTAGGATGGATTGCAGGCCCAGTTTCATTGCTTCTATTTGCAATTGTCACCTATATCTCTTCATTCCTCCTTTCAGATTGTTACAGAACTCCAGATCCTGTTTCTGGCAAAAGAAACTACTCTTACATGGATGCTGTTAGAGTCTATCTTG GTAGTAAAAGGACATACTTGGCTGGCTTCCTTCAATATTTGACCTTGTATGGGACTTGTATAGCTTATGTTATTACCACAGCAAGCTGTATAAG GGCTATTCTGAAATCAAATTGTTACCACAAAGAAGGGCATAAAGCTCCATGTAAATATGGGGATACATTGTATATGATGCTATTTGGAGTTGTTCAGATTGTGATGTCATTCATACCTGATCTTCACAACATGGCATGGGTTTCAGTTGTTGCTGCCTTAATGTCCTTCACATATGCTACTATAGGACTTGGACTTGGCATCACAACTGTCATAG AAAATGGAAGAATTATGGGAAGTATAACAGGAGTAGCAGCTTCAAGTACTGCTGACAAATTGTGGTTAATCTTCCAAGCACTTTCTGATATTGCTTTTGCCTATCCATACTCAATCATACTCCTTGAGATACAGGACACTCTAGAGGCTCCTCCATCAGAGAACAAGACCATGAAGAAGGCCTCCATGATTGCCATATTCATCACAACATTCTTCTACCTCTGCTGTGGATGCTTTGGATATGCAGCTTTTGGAGATCAAACACCAGGAAATCTCTTAACTGGCTTTGGTTTCTATGAGCCTTATTGGCTCATTGACTTTGCCAATGCTTGCATTGTTCTTCATTTGATTGGAGGATATCAG ATTTATTGTCAACCAATATACAATGCTGTTGATAGATGGTGCCAAAGAAAATACCCAAACAGTGAGTTTGTGAATAAATTCTACAGAATGAAGCTACCAAAGTTACCAGCATTTCAAGTGAATCTATTCAGAATATGTTTCAGAACAACCTATGTTGTTTCCACAACTGGACTTGGAATATTATTCCCTTACTTCAACCAAGTTCTTGGAGTGTTAGGGGCCATAAGCTTTTGGCCATTGGCAATATATTTCCCAGTTGAGATGTACTTTGTGCAGAAGAAAATTGAAGCTTGGTCAAGGAAATGGATTGTTCTTAgaatatttagttttgtttgcttTCTTGTCACAGTGTTAGGTCTTATTGGATCACTTGAAGGAATAATTAGTGCAAAACTTAGCTCATGA